AATGGAAAGAAAAAGGGTTAGCCATGGGCAATGTCATTGCCAACGACGGTATGCTTTATTGCTATACCGATCGTGGTGATATGATCCTGGCTAAAGCCAGCCCTGAAAAATTCGATATAGTCAGTAGATTTCAGATCACCATGGGAACCGAGCAGCACTGGGCACACCCTGTAATATACAAAGGCATGATGTACATCCGTCATGGAAATACCCTGATGGCGTATGCCATTAAGTAGTTCAACGTTTGAAAGTTCAAAAATTCAGCGTTTAAAGCAAAACCCGGAACTTTGAACTTTGAATTTTAATAAAACCGTATGAAAAGATCATTCTTCATCCTTTTATCGCTTGCAGTGTTAAGTCTTTCCGCACAGGATAACATCCAGTGGCGCGGAACCGACCGTACGGGGATTTATAGGGAAACAGGCCTGATGAAGTCATGGCCCGCTAACGGCCCGGAAATGTTATGGCATTACGGCGGACTGGGTGAAGGACATTCGTCGGTTGCAATAGCTTCGGGTAAAATATATGTTACGGGTCTTTCGGATGGGAAGGGCCATTTATTTGTATTTAACAGCAAGGGGAAACTGTTGAATAAAATAATGTATGGCGATGAATGGACCGTAAACTATGTTGGAACAAGAGGAACCCCAACCATTGATAACGGGAAGATTTATCTGGTCAGTGGTATCGGTGATTTGATTTGCTGGGATGAAAACAAGTTGGATGTGTTGTGGAAAAGAAATATCTTCAACGACTTCGGATCAACAAATATAGCCTGGGGAGTCAATGAATCACCGCTCATCATCGGGGAAAAGATCATTGTTACACCGGGCGGAAAGGAACACAATATCGTTGCATTGAATAAGCACACGGGCGAACTGATATGGAGTAGCCCCGGAAAAGGGGATTTATCGGCTTATTGCTCTCCGCTTTATATAGAAGATCAAAGAACACCTTTGATCGTGACGATAACAGCCAGAAATATCGTCGGATTGGAAGCCTCCACCGGGAAAGTGTTATG
This DNA window, taken from Bacteroidales bacterium, encodes the following:
- a CDS encoding PQQ-binding-like beta-propeller repeat protein, with amino-acid sequence MKRSFFILLSLAVLSLSAQDNIQWRGTDRTGIYRETGLMKSWPANGPEMLWHYGGLGEGHSSVAIASGKIYVTGLSDGKGHLFVFNSKGKLLNKIMYGDEWTVNYVGTRGTPTIDNGKIYLVSGIGDLICWDENKLDVLWKRNIFNDFGSTNIAWGVNESPLIIGEKIIVTPGGKEHNIVALNKHTGELIWSSPGKGDLSAYCSPLYIEDQRTPLIVTITARNIVGLEASTGKVLWSHESVNKNSIHANTPIYSDNMVLCSSVDKGSTMLRLTDGGRKAEIVWELPELDNMMGALIKTGGYFYGSGSGYKNKLWYCVDWKTGEIKWKEKVLSAGNIITADGMLYCYTDKGEMALVKPTPEKFDIVSQFQITMGTEQHWAHPVIHKGMMYVRHGNTLMAYAIK